In a genomic window of Pelodiscus sinensis isolate JC-2024 chromosome 32, ASM4963464v1, whole genome shotgun sequence:
- the LOC142823080 gene encoding maestro heat-like repeat family member 5, with the protein MLSPYRLCPCSLQTLGEPPASAQPTALLLAAVKALTAPALESFQAAEEALRATVSQHSARMERVGDVVGEIFTWLDDVEDPRARRAALGTITLLARAHPRDVVPACVAHAPPWDRGARELWKALGEEAQLSRHVLHQLLDKLQKSHREERSRSVSLAAMDTLYEIFFLWGYREAILQMFPHLLLLCIRQVQHVLDLRLPGTWTASQKSSPEGSSRLSPLSTSLEAVKTLFSMPRYWKEFASIQLQQGWEMIASRHHFSRGVGLIARTMVEHRNPQVPVVLREAIAIVQSREEEEALREIALTFCTEFLQSPSILSTVTKSDLQEHLMEWTRDNNPAIRRLCLRGLASVLFWPGKSCKVTLFRCSVFLGWANRKSLFCSLAWDGSSQLLPCVGKCLMENNERNVPRLLFQALAYLESSQPSIRHSAALFIGETIHHFVYLLAETVSADDIYRLCEAFQEVPLRSDRTTAIVLNEHFKWLQKLANLVWGAF; encoded by the exons atgctcagtccctacaggctctgcccctgttcattgcagaccctcggggagccccctgcctcagcccagcccacagccctgctgctggcagccgtgaaggctctgacggcccccgccctggagagctttcaggcggcggaggaggcgctgagagccaccgtgtcccagcacagcgcccgcatggagcga gtggGAGACGTCGTGGGAGAGATTTTCACCTGGCTGGACGACGTCGAGgaccccagagccagaagagcCGCGCTGGGAACCATCaccctgctggctcgcgcccacccccgggacgtggttccagcctgtgtggcccacgcgccgccatgggacag aggtgccagggagctgtggaaggccttgggggaagaagcacagctctcccggcacgtgctgcaccagctgctggacaagctccagaagagccaccgggaggagaggagccgcagcgtgtctctggcc GCTATGGACACGCTCTATGAGATCTTTTTCCtgtggggataccgagaagccatctTGCAAATGTTTCCCCACTTGCTCCTCCTCTGCATCAGGCAGGTGCAGCACGTGCTGGACCTGCGCCTGCCAGGGACCTGGAcggccagccagaaatccagccctgagggatccagccgcctcagccccttgag cacgtccctggaggccgtgaagaccctcttttccatgcccagatactggaaggaatttgccagtatccagttacagcagggctgggaaatgatCGCCTCCCGCCATCACTTCTCCcgaggggtgggcttgatcgcaag AACCATGGTCGAGCACCGGAACCCACAGGTCCCTGTGGTtctcagagaggccatcgccaTCGTGCAgagtcgggaggaggaggaggcgctgagagaaatcgccctgactttctgcaccgag tttctccagagtccttccatcctcagcaCTGTCACCAAATCAGACCTCCAGGAACACCTGATGGAATGGACCCGAGACAACAACCCTGCaatacggaggctctgtctgcgaGGCCTGGCCAGTGTTCTCTTCTGGCCGGGGAAG agctgcaaagtgaCCCTCTTCCGCTGCtccgtgttcctcggctgggccaatcggaagagtctcttctgcagcctggcctgggacggCTCCTCGCAGCTCTTGCCGtgcgtcgggaagtgcctg aTGGAGAATAACGAGAGGAACGTCCCAAGGCTCCTGTTCCAGGCCTTAGCctatctggaaagctcccagccGTCCATCcgacattctgcagccctgttcatcG GAGAGACCATCCACCATTTCGTCTACCTGTTGGCGGAGACAGTGAGTGCAGATGACATCTaccgcctgtgtgaag ctttccaGGAAGTGCCTTTAAGATCAGACAGGACCACAGCGATCGTcctgaatgaacattttaaatggctgcagaagctggCAAACCTCGTGTGGGGTGCGTTTTGA